In Deltaproteobacteria bacterium, one DNA window encodes the following:
- a CDS encoding epoxide hydrolase encodes MPSLSACLFVFPVAGKEISAFQIVHSTLSNRQDQPIRRGNPYIEGGLAVSPGSKPERFVFAVEEAVLEDLRRRLAATRLPDEIPGAGWQYGAERSYVKELIDYWRRDYDWRAREASLNRLDHYRVRMEDITLHYIHQPGVGPAPLPLLLTHGWPGSIFEFTKIIGPLTDPGRYGGDPKDAFTVVAPSLPGYGFSHSPDQRRLGIEEIADLFARLMSDVLGFQRFAAQGGDWGSFVTARLGFAHSDKTVGIHLNMVPLAPHPRDRADLSDAEKAFIEESKYFLAEETGYQWIQGTKPQTLAYGLNDSPAGLAAWITEKFQTWTDCHGDLEDRITKDELLTNIMIYWVTGTINSSFYLYHRLKHRPWRLGPGERIEAPTAVAAFPGEILRPPKEWAARMFNLKRWTAMPQGGHFAALEEPEALVEDIRAFFRDLR; translated from the coding sequence ATGCCTTCTTTGTCAGCTTGTCTGTTCGTTTTTCCAGTCGCCGGAAAAGAAATTTCAGCCTTCCAGATCGTTCATTCGACCCTATCGAATAGACAGGACCAACCGATTCGACGTGGAAATCCTTATATCGAAGGAGGACTTGCCGTGAGTCCCGGTTCAAAACCCGAGCGTTTTGTCTTTGCCGTTGAAGAGGCCGTATTGGAGGATCTACGCCGTCGTCTGGCAGCCACACGCCTGCCGGACGAGATACCCGGCGCGGGTTGGCAATACGGAGCCGAACGATCTTATGTCAAGGAATTGATCGACTACTGGAGACGGGATTATGACTGGCGCGCCCGGGAGGCTTCGCTGAACCGGCTCGACCATTATCGAGTCCGGATGGAGGATATTACCCTTCATTACATCCACCAGCCGGGCGTAGGTCCCGCTCCCCTGCCCTTGCTTTTGACCCACGGCTGGCCGGGATCCATCTTCGAGTTCACCAAGATTATCGGACCGCTTACCGATCCCGGTCGTTACGGAGGCGATCCCAAAGACGCTTTCACCGTGGTGGCGCCGTCCCTGCCCGGCTATGGCTTCTCCCACTCACCGGACCAGCGCCGTCTGGGCATCGAAGAAATCGCCGACCTGTTCGCGCGCCTCATGTCGGATGTACTGGGCTTTCAGCGCTTTGCGGCTCAGGGAGGCGACTGGGGATCATTCGTTACCGCCCGGTTGGGCTTTGCTCATTCGGACAAAACGGTAGGCATTCATCTCAACATGGTGCCCTTGGCCCCGCATCCCCGCGACCGCGCGGATCTGTCCGATGCGGAAAAAGCGTTTATCGAGGAGTCCAAATATTTCCTGGCGGAGGAGACCGGGTATCAATGGATACAGGGGACCAAACCCCAGACCCTGGCGTACGGTCTCAACGACTCGCCGGCAGGACTGGCCGCCTGGATCACGGAGAAGTTCCAAACGTGGACCGATTGTCACGGAGATCTCGAAGACCGCATCACCAAGGACGAGCTCCTCACCAACATCATGATCTACTGGGTCACCGGAACGATCAACAGCTCTTTCTACCTGTACCATCGGTTGAAGCACCGACCCTGGCGGCTCGGGCCCGGCGAACGGATCGAGGCTCCTACGGCCGTAGCGGCCTTCCCAGGGGAAATCTTGAGACCCCCCAAAGAATGGGCCGCCCGCATGTTCAACTTGAAGCGGTGGACCGCCATGCCACAGGGAGGCCACTTTGCGGCCCTCGAGGAGCCCGAGGCCCTGGTTGAAGATATCCGCGCCTTCTTCCGTGACCTACGGTAG